In Streptomyces sp. TLI_146, the genomic stretch CCGAGGGAACCGTGCCTGCCGTGCCGCACGGTGACCACGAAGTCGGGCCCGGTGAAGATCATCAGCTCCCCGGTCCCGACGACCTCGCTGGTCGCGGTGAGCTCCTCGTGCTCGACGTAGCCGACGGTCTTGAAGACCGCGAACAGCACGTCGTCGTACGGCTGGACCTGCGGGCGCTGATGGGCGCGGACCGCGTCCTCGACGGCCAGCGGATGCAGCCCGAAGAGCTCGGCGATCCCGGCGAACTCCTCGGCGCTCGGCTCGTGCAGCCCCACCCACACGAACCCCTCCTTGGCCCTGCGCACCCGCCGTACGGCCTCCTCCACCGGGCAGTCGCCGGGCTGGCGCACCCCGTCCCGGTAGACCACGCAGTTCACCACGGCGCTGCCGAGCGGCGAGCGGGCCGGGTGGCTGAGGTCCACCGTGCGGCGGTAGGCGCGGCGGACCGCCCTGCGGAGGTTGCGGATCATGGGCACGGCTGGGCACTCCTTCGGCGGATCGGCGGCCAGTGTGCCATGCGCGGCTCAACGGCCGGTCGGGACGCCGAGGCCGCAGGTCACCGCGGTGCGGCGACCTCCCCCGTGACGTCTCCGTCGAAGGCGGCGGCGAGGCGCAGATAGCGGGCCGCGTCCTCGGGCCGGCCCTGGCGCTCCAGGGTGCGGCCGAGCATCAGCGTGGCGTACTGCTCGACGGGGTCGCGCTCCAGTACGGCACGCAGCTCCCGCTCCGCCTTGTTGAGCTGGGCGGAGTGGTAGTAGGCCCGGGCGAGCAGCAGTCTCGGCGCGACCTGCTCGGGCACCTCGTCGACGATGCCGGTCAGGATGCGTACGGCCGTGACGTACTCCTTGGCCTCGAAGAACAGGTGGGCGCGGTCCCAGCGCTCGGCGGTGGTGCCGGACTCGTAGTAGCTGTCGACCACGGAGGATCCTCTCGTAGCTGGTCTGCTCTGCCCTTACGGACGCCACAACACGAGATTGTGGTTGAACATTCCACAACCTCGCGGGTGCGGCGCGCGTGGGAGGCTGCCACCGGGTGCCCCGACAGGAATAGGTTGACCGACATGAGCAATCTCGATCGTCAAGCCACGCTCTCCGTGTGCGGCGGCCGCGGCTTCGTCGTCGCCGAGCCGGTGCGCGAGCTCCTCTCGCCGCGCACCGTCAAGCTCGGCGAGTCCACCGAGGTCCGCCGACTGCTGCCGAACCTCGGCCGCCGTATGGTCGGCGCCTGGGCCTTCGTCGACCACTACG encodes the following:
- a CDS encoding M48 family metallopeptidase, whose translation is MVDSYYESGTTAERWDRAHLFFEAKEYVTAVRILTGIVDEVPEQVAPRLLLARAYYHSAQLNKAERELRAVLERDPVEQYATLMLGRTLERQGRPEDAARYLRLAAAFDGDVTGEVAAPR